Proteins from a genomic interval of Psychrobacter fulvigenes:
- the aceE gene encoding pyruvate dehydrogenase (acetyl-transferring), homodimeric type, producing the protein MNYYKDADSTETQEWLDAFESVIKHADKDRAQFLLKALYNMAVQEDLPFNRLDTAYINTIAVEDEPMYPGDLAIERKIRALIRYNALAMVMRANQNDDDLGGHLATFASSATLYETGFNHFFRAANDHFGGDMIYYQGHSAPGIYARSYLEGRLTEEQLENFRREVGGKGLSSYPHPYLMPDYWQFPTVSMGLGPIMSIYHAHVHRYMENRGLLEREDRKIWTFLGDGETDEPESLGAISLAGREKLDNLIWVINCNLQRLDGPVRGNGKIIQELESIFRGAGWRVIKVVWGGKWDTLLDKDHTGVLQYRMEEAVDGEYQLYEARTPEFTREHFFNKYPELKEMADELTDYDISRLNRGGHDPMKVYAAFSEAMKTKGQPTVVLVKTVKGYGLSTQAQAVNKSHQIKKLDHESLMYFRDRFELPFTDEQLETLPFYRPEEDSAEMKYLKGRREALGGHLPNRRSGHIPLTIPDISIFDRILQGSKGKEQSTTMVFVRLLSAMLKNKDIQDRVVPIVPDEARTFGLEGMFRQIGIYSATGQKYTPEDSEALMGYKEAIDGHMLEEGINEAGAMSTWIALATSYSVNALPMIPLYIYYSMFGFQRVGDLAWAAGDCQAQGFLLGATAGRTTLNGEGLQHQDGHSQILFGVVPNCVTYDPCFGYELAVIMHDGLRRMYGEGERVYYYLTLMNENYEQPAMPEGVEEGIKRGMYLLEDNNSSQVQLLGSGVILREVQKAAQILKDEFNINSNVWSVTSFNELTRDGMACDDYNRLHPMEEEKVPWVTEQLAPHKGIVVAATDYMRNYSEQIRGWLPDNRPYTTLGTDGYGRSDSREQLRSFFHVDAAHIVVATLKRLADEGEVEMRLVKDAISSFGIDADQPPAWQQQPHYDHFPDAPAPAPDNINPSPVPEFVGEDDDEISSEGRAEDKADAQLLNDDDVKE; encoded by the coding sequence ATGAATTATTATAAGGATGCTGATAGCACCGAAACACAGGAATGGCTAGACGCTTTTGAGTCTGTCATCAAGCATGCCGATAAGGATCGTGCGCAGTTTTTACTAAAAGCACTCTATAACATGGCGGTACAAGAAGACTTGCCATTTAACCGTCTAGATACTGCTTATATCAATACCATCGCGGTCGAAGACGAGCCGATGTATCCAGGGGATTTGGCCATCGAGCGCAAGATTCGCGCTTTGATTCGCTACAATGCGTTGGCGATGGTCATGCGTGCCAACCAAAACGACGATGATCTGGGTGGTCACTTAGCGACATTCGCCTCCAGTGCGACGCTTTATGAGACTGGTTTCAACCATTTTTTCCGTGCGGCAAATGATCACTTCGGTGGTGACATGATCTATTATCAAGGTCACTCAGCGCCAGGTATCTATGCCCGCTCTTATTTAGAAGGGCGCTTGACGGAAGAGCAGTTAGAGAACTTTCGCCGTGAAGTAGGGGGTAAGGGTCTATCGAGCTATCCGCATCCATATTTGATGCCGGACTATTGGCAGTTCCCGACCGTTTCGATGGGTCTGGGTCCTATCATGTCGATCTATCATGCACACGTACATCGCTATATGGAAAACCGCGGTTTGCTCGAACGAGAAGATCGCAAGATTTGGACATTCCTAGGGGATGGTGAGACTGATGAGCCAGAAAGCCTTGGAGCGATTTCTCTCGCTGGTCGTGAGAAGCTGGACAACCTTATCTGGGTGATCAACTGTAACTTACAGCGCCTCGATGGTCCAGTACGGGGTAATGGTAAAATCATCCAAGAGCTAGAGTCGATATTTCGCGGCGCAGGCTGGCGCGTGATCAAAGTAGTCTGGGGCGGTAAGTGGGATACGCTACTGGATAAAGATCATACGGGCGTGCTTCAGTACCGTATGGAAGAGGCGGTCGATGGTGAGTATCAGCTCTATGAGGCGCGTACGCCTGAGTTTACCCGTGAGCATTTCTTTAATAAATACCCAGAGCTCAAAGAGATGGCCGATGAGTTGACTGATTATGATATCTCTCGTCTAAATCGTGGTGGTCATGATCCAATGAAGGTCTATGCTGCTTTCAGTGAGGCCATGAAAACCAAAGGTCAGCCGACTGTTGTTTTGGTCAAAACAGTGAAAGGTTATGGCTTATCTACCCAAGCGCAAGCGGTCAACAAATCGCATCAAATCAAAAAGCTTGATCATGAGTCGTTGATGTACTTCCGCGACCGTTTTGAGTTGCCATTTACGGATGAGCAGCTAGAGACGCTACCTTTCTACCGTCCAGAAGAAGACTCAGCAGAAATGAAGTATCTAAAGGGTCGCCGTGAAGCGTTAGGTGGTCACCTGCCTAACCGCCGTAGTGGTCATATCCCGCTTACCATTCCTGATATATCTATTTTTGATCGGATACTACAAGGCAGTAAAGGTAAAGAGCAATCGACGACCATGGTATTCGTGCGCTTGCTATCGGCCATGCTAAAGAACAAAGACATCCAAGATCGCGTGGTACCGATTGTACCTGATGAAGCGCGTACCTTTGGTCTAGAAGGTATGTTCCGTCAAATCGGTATCTACTCGGCTACGGGGCAAAAGTATACTCCTGAAGATAGCGAAGCCTTGATGGGTTATAAAGAAGCCATCGATGGTCATATGCTAGAAGAAGGCATTAACGAAGCGGGTGCCATGAGTACTTGGATTGCTCTAGCGACCAGTTATTCTGTCAACGCGCTGCCGATGATACCGCTATATATTTACTACTCTATGTTTGGTTTCCAACGTGTGGGCGATTTGGCATGGGCGGCAGGTGACTGTCAGGCTCAGGGCTTCTTGCTAGGCGCGACGGCTGGTCGTACCACTTTGAACGGTGAAGGCTTGCAGCATCAGGATGGTCATTCACAGATTTTATTTGGTGTCGTACCCAACTGTGTTACTTATGATCCTTGCTTTGGTTATGAGCTGGCAGTCATCATGCACGATGGTCTACGCCGCATGTATGGTGAAGGCGAGCGCGTCTATTATTACCTCACCTTGATGAATGAAAACTACGAGCAGCCCGCGATGCCAGAAGGCGTGGAAGAAGGCATCAAGCGCGGTATGTATCTGCTTGAAGATAATAACTCAAGCCAAGTGCAGCTGTTAGGATCAGGCGTTATCTTACGTGAAGTGCAAAAAGCAGCACAGATCCTAAAAGACGAGTTCAATATCAACTCCAACGTCTGGAGTGTGACCAGCTTCAATGAGCTGACCCGTGATGGTATGGCTTGTGATGACTACAACCGTCTGCACCCTATGGAAGAAGAAAAAGTGCCATGGGTGACTGAGCAGCTGGCGCCGCACAAAGGCATCGTGGTTGCAGCGACTGACTATATGCGTAATTACTCAGAGCAAATCCGTGGTTGGCTGCCTGATAACCGTCCGTATACCACGCTTGGTACCGATGGTTATGGTCGCTCTGACTCACGTGAGCAGTTACGTAGTTTCTTCCACGTAGATGCGGCTCACATCGTGGTGGCAACACTGAAGCGCTTAGCAGACGAAGGCGAGGTTGAAATGCGCCTGGTCAAAGATGCTATATCAAGCTTTGGTATTGATGCAGATCAGCCACCAGCATGGCAGCAGCAGCCTCATTACGACCATTTCCCAGATGCTCCAGCTCCAGCCCCTGATAATATCAACCCAAGTCCTGTGCCTGAGTTTGTCGGTGAAGATGATGACGAAATCAGTAGTGAAGGTCGTGCTGAAGACAAAGCCGATGCCCAGTTACTCAATGATGATGATGTCAAAGAATAA